From the Leptolyngbya sp. O-77 genome, one window contains:
- a CDS encoding IS5 family transposase (programmed frameshift) translates to MTTRRYALRDDQWERLQDLLPGRAGAVGVTAKDNRLFVEAVLYRYRAGIPWRDLPERFGHFRKVHTRFRRWAKTGVWQRVFQVLSEDADNEYAMIDTTIVRAHQHSAGAKGGCQCQAIGRSKGGLSTKIHATVDALGNPTGFHLTPGQTCDLDGADVLLENIQADTVLADKGYDADQRVVERLQQQGKTAVIPPKRNRKTPRDYDKELYKARHLIENFFAKLKQYRAIATRYDKLAETFLGAIYMAAALTWLN, encoded by the exons ATGACAACCCGCCGCTACGCCCTGCGCGATGACCAATGGGAACGGCTCCAAGATTTGCTCCCTGGACGAGCAGGGGCGGTGGGAGTCACAGCAAAGGATAATCGTCTGTTTGTTGAGGCAGTGCTATATCGATATCGAGCCGGTATTCCTTGGCGAGACTTGCCAGAGCGGTTTGGTCATTTTCGCAAGGTTCACACCCGCTTTCGGCGCTGGGCAAAGACGGGCGTATGGCAACGGGTGTTTCAGGTGCTGTCTGAAGATGCAGACAACGAATACGCCATGATCGACACCACGATTGTGCGTGCTCATCAGCATAGTGCTGGGGCAAAGGGGGGATGCCAATGC CAAGCCATTGGTCGTAGTAAAGGGGGATTGAGCACCAAGATTCATGCGACTGTCGATGCACTGGGCAATCCGACAGGCTTTCACCTCACACCCGGGCAGACCTGTGACCTTGATGGGGCTGATGTGCTGCTAGAGAATATTCAAGCTGATACAGTCCTGGCTGACAAAGGATATGACGCAGACCAACGGGTGGTTGAGCGACTCCAACAACAGGGCAAGACTGCTGTGATTCCGCCCAAGCGAAACCGCAAGACACCGCGTGATTACGACAAGGAGCTATACAAAGCGCGGCACTTAATTGAGAACTTCTTTGCCAAACTCAAGCAGTACCGAGCGATTGCGACACGCTATGACAAGTTAGCCGAAACGTTTCTGGGTGCAATTTACATGGCGGCTGCCCTGACTTGGCTTAATTGA
- a CDS encoding TetR/AcrR family transcriptional regulator, with product MKEASNLSNRSIGRSRPYHSTLRQKQAAATRELILQALTQQLAEEGLQDFSIADAAQRAGVATRTIYRYFPNREVLLDAVGEWVDQQLGDLPYPTTPMEVADLAEQAFPQFEQQAVLVQALLASELGKSVRSRLRSKRRQSVETALSSLAGDLDSAKAVRAVIGHLVTAETWKHLRDEFGVSGDASAKAVAWAIRTLIADLEHRH from the coding sequence TGGGCGATCGCGCCCTTATCACAGCACCCTGCGCCAAAAGCAAGCAGCCGCAACGCGAGAGCTAATTCTGCAAGCGCTGACACAACAGTTGGCAGAAGAAGGGCTGCAAGATTTTTCGATTGCAGACGCGGCTCAACGAGCAGGCGTGGCGACTCGCACCATCTATCGTTATTTTCCCAATCGAGAGGTCTTGCTCGATGCGGTCGGGGAATGGGTCGATCAGCAGCTTGGCGATCTCCCCTACCCTACAACGCCGATGGAAGTGGCGGATCTGGCAGAGCAGGCCTTTCCCCAATTTGAGCAGCAGGCTGTGCTGGTGCAAGCTCTACTGGCATCTGAACTGGGCAAAAGTGTTCGCTCCCGCCTTCGCTCCAAGCGTCGTCAATCGGTTGAGACTGCTCTCAGTTCACTGGCGGGTGACCTTGACTCAGCCAAAGCAGTGCGAGCCGTCATCGGACACCTCGTGACCGCAGAAACCTGGAAGCACCTGCGAGACGAGTTTGGAGTAAGCGGCGATGCCTCAGCCAAAGCCGTAGCCTGGGCAATCCGCACGCTAATTGCAGACCTGGAGCATCGCCACTAA